Sequence from the Romeriopsis navalis LEGE 11480 genome:
TTCCTTGGGTGCGCCGCGAGACAATCCCCGCTTGCAGCATGACCTTCAAATGTTTCGATACATTGGCTTGGCTCGTCGATGTTGACTCGACCAAATCCTGTACACATTGTTCGCCATCACGAAGCAAATTCAGGATGCGCAAACGCATTGGTTCACTCAAAACACTGAAATAATCCGCAACTTGCTGGACTATCTCCGATGGAACTTCATTCGTCGCTGGCATAGATGTACATATCGCTAACAGTTTGAGCGATCCCGAAGAAATTGCAAACTTTCCTTATTTTGCATGACGATAAAGCAATAGAGCAAGGTTTGTGAATAATTCGATCATTTTTCCACTGATGCCAAAAAGCCGCAATGCCTTATACCAAGCTCCGATCCGTCAAAATTTCATACCCAGTATCCGTAACCAGCACTGTATGCTCAAACTGTGCTGAGAGCGAATTGTCAACCGTAACAGCGGTCCAACGATCGGGCAAAACCCGGGTATTCTTTGATCCCGCATTGACAATTGGCTCGATCGCCAAGGTCATCCCAGCGCGTAGTTTGACATTTGGAATTTCGAAGGTGCGGAAGTTGAAGACCGATGGTTCTTCATGGAGGTTGCGCCCCACACCATGTCCGGTAAATTCCTCGACAATCTTGAACCCGTGGCCTTCGACGTAGTCTTGAATTGCTCCAGCTAAGTCAAGGATGTAAGCCCCGGCTTTAACTTTAGAAATGCCTTGGTACAGTGCTTTCTCCGCCACATCGATCAAATTCTCGGCATCCGGGCTGACTTGCCCAACGGCGATCGTCACACAGGAATCCCCATGAAATCCTTCGTAAAAGGCCCCTGTATCGACTTTCAGTACATCACCCCGGCGAATTACCTTTTTCTTCCGAGGAATGCCGTGAACAACTTCATGATTAATGCTGGCGCAGATTGATGCCGGAAATCCGTGGTAGCCCTTGAAGCTTGGCGTTGCCCCCATTTCGCGGATCCGCTTTTCCGCATGTTGATCCAAATCGAGCGTAGTCATGCCCGGCTCGACCATTTCGGAAATTTCTTTTAGTACCGTGGCCACAATGCGACTCGATTGCCGCATGATCGCGATCTCCTCAGCCGTTTTAATCTGAACACCACGCCTCGGGCGGAGGTTCGGTTTGGGGAGTAGATTGGTTAAAAAATTCATGCTGGTGGTTGAGGGATAACGGTACTAGATGCCTCTAGCCTTTATTCACCTTAGCGTAAATGCCAGGGTCTTATCATCTCAACAGGGAATTGCATTCTAGCCTTTGATGCGGATGCTAGCTTGACGACGATACAAAAAGTTTGGGTTCGAAGTAATGGCGGATTGTTGGGGCCATGATGCTTCACCTTGCGCCGTAAAGGCGGGAGTGATGAACTCGGTTTTGTTGCTGATTGTTTCAGTAGTTATATTTCAATATTATTTCCCAGCTTCGTTTGTAAGGAAAATGGCCGTTCAACCGGTCCGTCAGCCTCCCTGGGGGGCGCCCGAATAATGTGATTATTTGTCCGATTACCTCCAAGACAGGGAAAGTCTATATCACCTTTGGTGGTGGATTGCTCGTTGCCGATAGTCGCAAAACGCCGATGCAAATCGTCGGGGAATATGATAACCAGGTGATTAATGGTGCGGGTTGTGGCGGGGGCCAAGTGCGGCACAAAATGTGGCTGAATGCTGGGGGCTCGGCATCGCCAGCGGGAGCGACGCAATCAGTCTTCACCATCTATACCCTCAACGATCGTGCCATCCGGTCCGGGGCGCTGCCGAATACGCCGCCGATCGTGTTCAAAGATGCCAGCAATACGAACACTGGCGGCAATTCTGCCGGGACAACTAATATGCATGGGACTAAACAAAAAACGGGCGTGACAACGCGGCGGGATGCCCACGGCATGGCCCGCACCCTATCGGGGATGTATATCCATACGGTCGATCGCCTGCGAAACAACATTGAAGTCTTTAATACCATCACCCTTGTCCGTAGTACCTATGATTTGACCTCAGCTGATGGGCAGGGCAAGGGCAAAGGTGCCTGTGCTGCGGCTCCCGTGTTAGATGATGCTCAACTATTTGGCAACGACCCAGCCCCCGATTTGATCGAGCCGACCCCCGATGGTAAGTATCTGGTCATCGCGCTACGGGGCCCTGTGCCGGTATCGGTGAACCACTCAGCCCAAGGCAGTTGTCCCGGGGTTGGGATTGTGGAGCTCACCCAGGTTGGAGCCTTGGGGAAATTAGTTGGGGTGCTGCGATCTACCAATATCGTTGATACGGCGACCGGAAAGGCTCCGGGTGGCGTTGCATATAAAGGTGCAGAGCGGAGTGATATCCACGGTGCGGCCGTCCGACGCAAGCAGTCATCGTGTCGCCGCAAGGTTGATCGCTAAAGTTGCGAATAGACCACAGCGATTCCTGTGGTCTATTGAACTCCTGTCGATCTATTGAATAATCAGTTTCCCAGTCATGCCAGACTCTGCATGACCGGGAATTGTGCAGCGCAATGGATAAGTGCCCGGTCGTATGGCGACAAACACCCAATCGGCGGCGGTATCCGATCGCAGTTCTAATTCATGAATCGCTCCTTTAATCTCGACATTGCCCGCATCAACTTTCTGTGACCAAATTGCATCAGCAAAGTCTTTGGCTGTGAAGTAATGCTTTTCGGGACTGTGGTTAACCAGTTTTAGCTTGTAGCGTTTGCCCGATTCGAAGGTCAATTGCGGCGGGAAGAAGGCGAGTTCATCAGTCGCATTGCCTAGGGCCATCTCGACGACGATCGGCTTTTGGCGGGCCAAGTCAGCGGCCCAAAGTGATTGGGTCAGGCCCAGCCAACAAATCCCCAGGATGAGCAGACCGCGGAGCCAGCGTTGAGCCGTGAGTTGGAATGGGTGCCAATATTGCATGTCTTAATCCTTGATCGATCGCTGATCCTGGATCAATGGCATTAATCCAGGTTTACCCTTAACCCAAACTAGAAGTAGACTTGGGTTTTTCTAAGTCCATCATCTTCAGGCAGTTTGATAACTCGTCAAACGAGCAACCGTAAGCACTGTAAGGTTCGTCATAGCCCTTGAGCCGGACCGATTTGGGTTGGAAAAACTGACTGAACTCACCGTTGGGATTAGCGCATTGTTGGGTGAGCGATCCCATCATCACATCCAGGCGCGCTTGCTTCGTTGAAGATTCGAGCCGAAACGCGGCGTTGACGGTATCGCCTAAGGCTGTGTAATCGGGGCGATCGCCGCTACCCGTATTGCCCACCATGGCAAAGCCCGTATTGAGACCGGCCCCAATTCTCAAGGGAAATGGCACTGGATAGCTATCAGCAAGGGCCTGGGTCATTTCATAGAGTTCTTGCACCACTTGCAACGCTGGTTGAATCTCTTTCGGGGAAGCCGTTTCCTGAGAGCCATGAATCCATACGGCCATGACGGCATCACCAATATATTTATCGACCCAGCTACCGTTATTGCGAATAATCTCGCCCGCCTGTCG
This genomic interval carries:
- a CDS encoding sulfocyanin-like copper-binding protein, translated to MQYWHPFQLTAQRWLRGLLILGICWLGLTQSLWAADLARQKPIVVEMALGNATDELAFFPPQLTFESGKRYKLKLVNHSPEKHYFTAKDFADAIWSQKVDAGNVEIKGAIHELELRSDTAADWVFVAIRPGTYPLRCTIPGHAESGMTGKLIIQ
- the map gene encoding type I methionyl aminopeptidase; translated protein: MNFLTNLLPKPNLRPRRGVQIKTAEEIAIMRQSSRIVATVLKEISEMVEPGMTTLDLDQHAEKRIREMGATPSFKGYHGFPASICASINHEVVHGIPRKKKVIRRGDVLKVDTGAFYEGFHGDSCVTIAVGQVSPDAENLIDVAEKALYQGISKVKAGAYILDLAGAIQDYVEGHGFKIVEEFTGHGVGRNLHEEPSVFNFRTFEIPNVKLRAGMTLAIEPIVNAGSKNTRVLPDRWTAVTVDNSLSAQFEHTVLVTDTGYEILTDRSLV
- a CDS encoding ArsR/SmtB family transcription factor, with amino-acid sequence MPATNEVPSEIVQQVADYFSVLSEPMRLRILNLLRDGEQCVQDLVESTSTSQANVSKHLKVMLQAGIVSRRTQGTLAYYSVSDDLGFQLCNLVCDRLASRIEQQALYFREFSVTTTPLACDRDDAPVELLEVQE
- a CDS encoding adenylate/guanylate cyclase domain-containing protein; amino-acid sequence: MVVSQSTPHLLLYTSSGTRRWMLDSGNCWMVGRSDDSDFVITDRWISRNHAMLQAMDNGEMYLIDLGSRNGSFVNGRRVGIPVTLKNGDRLTFGQTELLFNSPRTAVTAPGNKPARELTATAALHVRRLISVLVVDIRDYTVLTRQMDEQVMSEMIGSWFRQAGEIIRNNGSWVDKYIGDAVMAVWIHGSQETASPKEIQPALQVVQELYEMTQALADSYPVPFPLRIGAGLNTGFAMVGNTGSGDRPDYTALGDTVNAAFRLESSTKQARLDVMMGSLTQQCANPNGEFSQFFQPKSVRLKGYDEPYSAYGCSFDELSNCLKMMDLEKPKSTSSLG